The Pseudomonas orientalis genome contains a region encoding:
- a CDS encoding HPP family protein, with the protein MLARWLPAAINTRPSEWSRAAIGMALGTMLSVWVCAQVFGMDVALHLLGPLGASAVLLFAVSSGALAQPWSIMGSYLCAGIVALLVARVLGRTLGSACLAAGMTVVLICWLRCLHPPAGGLAMTLVLADPASIALGWHELAPVMLGASALLTCALAYNNATRTRYPKAPAEPVPVVIGSAPVTDPAITAADLKLALADMEQFFDVEPTALEALIHTAEGHARRRSIGEVLASRVV; encoded by the coding sequence ATGCTCGCTCGCTGGTTACCTGCCGCCATCAATACCCGTCCCTCTGAATGGAGCCGTGCCGCAATCGGCATGGCCTTGGGCACAATGCTCAGTGTCTGGGTGTGCGCCCAGGTATTTGGCATGGACGTGGCCCTGCACCTGCTTGGCCCGCTGGGCGCGTCGGCGGTGCTGCTGTTCGCCGTGTCGTCGGGAGCACTGGCGCAACCCTGGTCGATCATGGGCAGTTATCTGTGCGCGGGCATCGTGGCCTTGCTGGTGGCGCGAGTATTGGGGCGAACCTTGGGCAGCGCTTGCCTGGCGGCGGGCATGACCGTCGTGCTGATCTGCTGGCTGCGCTGCCTGCACCCGCCGGCCGGTGGCCTGGCCATGACGCTGGTACTGGCCGACCCTGCCTCCATTGCCCTGGGCTGGCATGAGCTGGCACCGGTCATGCTCGGCGCAAGTGCCCTGCTGACGTGCGCGCTGGCCTACAACAATGCCACCCGCACGCGCTATCCCAAGGCGCCTGCCGAACCGGTGCCGGTGGTGATCGGCAGTGCGCCCGTGACCGACCCGGCCATCACTGCAGCCGACCTCAAGCTGGCATTGGCCGATATGGAACAGTTTTTCGACGTCGAGCCCACGGCGCTGGAGGCATTGATTCATACCGCCGAAGGCCACGCGCGGCGCCGCAGCATCGGCGAAGTCCTGGCCAGCCGGGTGGTTTGA
- a CDS encoding enoyl-CoA hydratase/isomerase family protein, whose product MTAQVTSEASPPHIQQEAVLSEVRNRIGYLTLNRPAGLNAITLDMVRLMTIELQAWADDPLVYAVVLRGSGDKAFCAGGDIRSLYDSFKGGDTLHEDFFVEEYALDLALHHYPKPVLALMDGFVLGGGMGLVQGADLRVVTERSRLAMPEVAIGYFPDVGGSYFLSRIPGELGVYLGVTGVQIRAADALYCGLADWYLDSARLTELAQKLDSLQWRDSPLKDLQGVLARLAVQQLPDPPLAALRPAIDHFFALPDVPSIVEQLQQVTVADSHDWALTTADLMQTRSPLAMAVTLQMLRRGRHLRLEQCFALELHLDRQWFVRGDLIEGVRALIIDKDKKPQWNPPTVHELDASHVESFFRDFVQIEN is encoded by the coding sequence ATGACTGCTCAGGTGACCTCCGAAGCAAGCCCCCCCCATATTCAGCAGGAAGCCGTACTGAGTGAAGTGCGTAACCGTATCGGTTACCTCACCCTCAACCGCCCCGCCGGTTTGAACGCCATCACCCTGGACATGGTGCGGCTGATGACTATTGAGCTACAGGCCTGGGCCGATGACCCGCTGGTATACGCCGTTGTGCTGCGCGGCTCCGGCGACAAGGCCTTTTGTGCCGGCGGCGATATCCGTTCCCTGTACGACAGTTTCAAAGGTGGCGACACTCTGCATGAAGACTTCTTCGTGGAGGAATACGCGCTCGACCTGGCCCTCCACCATTACCCCAAGCCGGTCCTGGCATTGATGGACGGCTTTGTACTCGGCGGTGGCATGGGCCTGGTACAAGGCGCCGACCTGCGCGTGGTGACCGAGCGCAGCCGCCTGGCGATGCCGGAAGTAGCCATCGGGTATTTTCCGGATGTGGGTGGGAGCTATTTCCTGTCGCGCATCCCCGGGGAGCTGGGAGTCTACCTTGGCGTCACCGGGGTGCAGATCCGTGCGGCGGACGCCCTGTATTGCGGCCTGGCGGACTGGTACCTGGACAGCGCCAGACTGACCGAGCTTGCGCAAAAGCTCGACAGCCTGCAATGGCGCGATTCTCCCCTCAAGGACCTGCAAGGCGTGCTCGCCCGGCTGGCCGTGCAGCAATTACCTGATCCGCCGCTGGCAGCCCTGCGTCCTGCGATCGACCATTTCTTCGCGTTGCCGGACGTGCCGAGCATCGTCGAGCAACTGCAGCAAGTCACCGTCGCCGACAGCCACGACTGGGCCCTGACCACCGCCGACCTGATGCAAACCCGCTCGCCCCTGGCGATGGCCGTGACGCTGCAGATGCTGCGCCGTGGGCGCCACCTGCGGCTGGAGCAGTGCTTTGCCCTGGAGCTGCACCTGGACCGCCAGTGGTTCGTGCGTGGCGATCTGATCGAAGGGGTTCGCGCCCTGATCATCGATAAGGACAAAAAACCGCAGTGGAATCCGCCAACGGTTCATGAGTTGGACGCCAGCCATGTCGAAAGCTTTTTTCGTGACTTCGTGCAGATTGAGAATTAA
- a CDS encoding acyl-CoA dehydrogenase family protein, which produces MQDLEYTEEQVMIRDMARDFARGEIAPHAQAWEKAGWIDDALVAKMGELGLLGMVVPEEWGGTYVDYVAYALAVEEISAGDGATGALMSIHNSVGCGPVLNYGTEAQKHTWLAALASGQAIGCFCLTEPQAGSEAHNLRTRAELRDGQWVINGAKQFVSNGKRAQLAIVFAVTDPELGKKGISAFLVPTDTAGFVVDRTEHKMGIRASDTCAVTFNQCAVPEANLLGERGKGLAIALSNLEGGRIGIAAQALGIARAAFEAALTYARDRVQFDKAIIEHQSVANLLADMQTQLNAARLLILHAARLRSAGKPCLSEASQAKLFASEMAEKVCSKAMQIHGGYGYLEDYPVERYYRDARITQIYEGTSEIQRMVIARELKHYPL; this is translated from the coding sequence ATGCAAGATCTTGAATACACAGAAGAACAAGTGATGATCCGCGACATGGCACGTGATTTTGCTCGTGGTGAAATCGCGCCCCATGCCCAGGCCTGGGAAAAGGCTGGCTGGATTGACGACGCGCTGGTTGCCAAGATGGGCGAACTGGGCCTGCTCGGTATGGTGGTCCCGGAAGAATGGGGCGGTACCTACGTGGATTATGTGGCGTATGCCCTGGCCGTGGAGGAGATCTCCGCCGGTGACGGTGCCACTGGGGCCTTGATGAGTATCCATAATTCAGTGGGTTGCGGCCCGGTCCTCAACTACGGCACAGAGGCACAGAAGCACACTTGGTTGGCCGCACTCGCCAGCGGCCAGGCCATCGGCTGCTTCTGCCTGACCGAGCCCCAGGCCGGCTCCGAAGCTCACAACCTGCGCACCCGTGCCGAACTGCGCGACGGCCAGTGGGTGATCAACGGTGCCAAGCAGTTTGTCAGCAACGGCAAGCGCGCCCAGTTGGCGATTGTGTTTGCCGTGACCGACCCGGAGCTGGGCAAGAAGGGTATTTCGGCGTTCCTGGTGCCCACTGATACTGCGGGCTTCGTGGTCGATCGCACAGAACACAAGATGGGTATCCGAGCGTCGGACACCTGCGCCGTGACCTTCAACCAATGCGCGGTGCCCGAAGCCAACCTGCTCGGCGAGCGCGGCAAAGGCCTGGCCATCGCCCTGTCCAACCTGGAGGGTGGGCGTATCGGCATCGCCGCCCAGGCCCTGGGCATCGCACGCGCCGCCTTTGAAGCGGCGCTGACCTATGCCCGGGATCGGGTGCAGTTCGACAAGGCGATCATCGAACACCAGAGCGTGGCCAACCTGCTGGCCGATATGCAAACCCAGTTGAACGCGGCACGCCTGTTGATCCTGCACGCCGCACGCCTGCGCAGCGCCGGCAAGCCATGCCTGTCCGAAGCATCCCAGGCCAAGCTGTTCGCCTCGGAAATGGCCGAAAAGGTTTGCTCCAAGGCGATGCAGATTCATGGCGGGTATGGGTATCTGGAAGACTACCCGGTGGAGCGCTACTACCGGGATGCGCGGATCACGCAGATTTACGAAGGCACCAGCGAGATTCAGCGCATGGTCATTGCAAGGGAACTGAAGCACTACCCACTCTGA
- a CDS encoding enoyl-CoA hydratase — translation MSYETILLEVQGRVGLITLNRPQALNALNAQLVSELNQALDGLEADPQIGCIVLTGSKKAFAAGADIKEMAELTYPQIYLDDLFSDSDRVANRRKPIIAAVNGFALGGGCELALMCDFILAGDGAKFGQPEINLGVLPGMGGTQRLTRAVGKAKAMEMCLTGRFIDAVEAERCGIVARIVPADELLDEALKVATLIAGKSVPISMMVKESVNRAFEVSLSEGVRFERRVFHAAFATQDQKEGMAAFVAKRTPAFKDK, via the coding sequence ATGAGTTATGAAACCATTTTGCTCGAAGTCCAGGGCCGCGTTGGGCTGATTACCCTCAACCGTCCGCAGGCGCTGAACGCCTTGAACGCCCAACTGGTCAGCGAGTTGAACCAGGCGCTGGACGGCCTGGAAGCCGACCCGCAGATCGGCTGCATCGTGCTGACCGGCTCGAAGAAAGCCTTTGCGGCGGGTGCCGACATCAAGGAAATGGCCGAGCTGACCTACCCGCAGATCTACCTGGACGACCTGTTCAGCGACAGCGACCGCGTGGCCAACCGCCGCAAGCCGATCATTGCCGCCGTGAACGGTTTTGCCCTGGGCGGCGGCTGCGAACTGGCCCTGATGTGCGACTTTATCCTGGCCGGTGACGGCGCCAAATTCGGCCAGCCGGAGATCAACCTTGGCGTACTGCCTGGCATGGGCGGCACCCAGCGTCTTACGCGGGCGGTGGGCAAGGCCAAGGCCATGGAAATGTGCCTGACCGGGCGCTTCATCGACGCGGTGGAAGCAGAACGCTGCGGCATCGTCGCGCGCATCGTGCCCGCCGACGAACTGCTGGACGAAGCCTTGAAAGTCGCCACCCTGATCGCCGGTAAATCGGTGCCGATCAGCATGATGGTCAAGGAAAGCGTAAACCGCGCATTTGAAGTGAGCCTGTCCGAAGGCGTGCGTTTCGAGCGCCGCGTATTCCATGCAGCATTCGCGACCCAGGACCAGAAAGAAGGGATGGCAGCGTTCGTGGCCAAGCGCACGCCGGCGTTCAAGGACAAATAA
- a CDS encoding acyl-CoA dehydrogenase: protein MLPNDEHLQIGDAARQFAQERLKPFAAEWDRDHRFPREAIGEMAELGFFGMLVPEQWGGCDTGYLAYAMALEEIAAGDGACSTIMSVHNSVGCVPILKFGNDRQKEQFLKPLASGAMLGAFALTEPQAGSDASSLKTRARLEGDHYVLNGCKQFITSGQNAGVVIVFAVTDPAGGKRGITAFIVPTDSPGYSVARVEDKLGQHASDTCQILFEDLKVPLANRLGEEGEGYRIALANLEGGRVGIAAQAVGMARAAFEAARDYARERESFGKALVEHQAVAFRLADMATQIAVARQMVHYAAALRDSGKPALVEASMAKLFASEMAEKVCSAALQTLGGYGYLSDFPLERIYRDVRVCQIYEGTSDIQRMVISRNL, encoded by the coding sequence ATGCTGCCTAATGACGAACACCTGCAAATCGGCGACGCGGCCCGGCAATTTGCCCAGGAACGCTTAAAACCGTTTGCCGCCGAATGGGACCGCGACCATCGCTTTCCCCGGGAGGCCATCGGTGAGATGGCCGAACTGGGCTTTTTTGGCATGCTGGTGCCGGAACAATGGGGTGGCTGCGACACGGGTTACCTGGCCTACGCCATGGCCCTGGAAGAAATCGCCGCCGGCGATGGCGCCTGCTCGACCATCATGAGCGTGCACAACTCGGTAGGTTGCGTACCGATCCTCAAGTTCGGCAACGACCGCCAGAAAGAACAGTTCCTCAAACCCCTGGCCAGTGGCGCCATGCTTGGAGCCTTTGCGCTGACCGAACCCCAGGCCGGTTCCGACGCCAGCAGCCTTAAAACCCGCGCGCGCCTTGAAGGCGATCACTACGTGCTCAACGGCTGCAAACAATTCATCACCTCGGGGCAGAACGCCGGCGTGGTGATCGTGTTCGCGGTGACCGACCCGGCGGGGGGCAAGCGCGGCATCACTGCGTTTATCGTGCCCACCGATTCGCCGGGCTACAGCGTGGCGCGGGTCGAGGACAAGTTGGGGCAGCACGCGTCGGATACCTGCCAGATCCTGTTTGAAGACTTGAAGGTGCCGCTTGCCAACCGCTTGGGCGAGGAGGGTGAGGGCTACCGGATCGCCCTGGCCAACCTGGAAGGCGGACGGGTGGGTATCGCCGCGCAAGCGGTGGGCATGGCCCGCGCGGCATTTGAAGCGGCCCGCGACTACGCCCGTGAGCGTGAAAGCTTCGGCAAGGCCCTGGTCGAACACCAGGCCGTGGCCTTTCGCCTGGCGGACATGGCCACGCAAATTGCCGTGGCCCGGCAGATGGTGCACTACGCGGCAGCCTTGCGCGACAGCGGCAAGCCGGCGCTGGTCGAGGCGTCCATGGCCAAGCTGTTCGCGTCCGAAATGGCCGAGAAAGTCTGCTCGGCCGCCTTGCAAACCCTGGGCGGTTACGGTTACCTGAGCGACTTCCCGCTGGAGCGGATCTACCGCGATGTGCGGGTCTGCCAGATTTACGAAGGCACCAGCGATATCCAGCGCATGGTCATCTCACGCAATCTTTAA
- a CDS encoding acetyl-CoA C-acyltransferase: MNDPIVIVSAVRTPMGGFQGDLKGLTAPQLGAAAIRAAVERAGIATDAVDEVLFGCVLPAGLGQAPARQAALGAGLDKSTRCTTLNKMCGSGMQATIMAHDALRAGSVDVVIAGGMESMSNAPYLLDRARSGYRMGHGKVLDHMFLDGLEDAYDKGRLMGTFAEDCAEHNGFTRQAQDAFAIASLTRAQEAITHGSFAAEIVPVQVTVGKEQKTILHDEQPPKARLDKIASLKPAFREGGTVTAANSSSISDGAAALLLMRESEASQRGLKPLAVIHGHAAFADEPGLFPVAPVGAIRKLMGKTGWSLEDVDLFEINEAFAVVSLVTMSKLEIPHDKVNVHGGACALGHPIGASGARILVTLLSALRQKGLKRGVAAICIGGGEATAMAVECLY, from the coding sequence ATGAATGACCCTATCGTTATTGTCAGCGCCGTGCGCACGCCCATGGGCGGGTTTCAGGGCGACCTCAAGGGCCTGACCGCACCGCAACTGGGCGCCGCTGCAATTCGTGCGGCGGTCGAGCGCGCCGGTATCGCCACCGACGCCGTCGACGAAGTGTTGTTTGGCTGTGTACTGCCCGCAGGCCTCGGCCAGGCGCCGGCACGCCAGGCAGCGTTGGGCGCCGGGCTGGACAAATCCACCCGTTGCACCACCCTCAACAAGATGTGCGGCTCGGGCATGCAAGCGACGATCATGGCTCACGATGCCTTGCGCGCCGGCAGTGTCGACGTGGTGATCGCCGGCGGCATGGAGAGCATGTCCAACGCGCCGTACCTGCTCGACCGCGCGCGCAGCGGCTATCGCATGGGGCACGGCAAGGTCCTTGACCACATGTTCCTCGACGGCCTGGAAGACGCCTACGACAAGGGCCGCCTGATGGGCACCTTTGCCGAAGACTGCGCCGAGCATAACGGGTTTACCCGCCAAGCCCAGGACGCCTTTGCGATTGCCTCCCTGACGCGTGCGCAGGAAGCCATCACCCACGGCAGTTTTGCCGCTGAAATCGTCCCGGTGCAGGTCACTGTCGGCAAAGAGCAGAAAACCATCCTGCATGACGAACAGCCGCCCAAGGCCAGGCTGGACAAGATCGCCAGCCTGAAGCCGGCTTTCCGCGAAGGCGGCACGGTCACCGCAGCCAACTCCAGCTCGATCTCCGATGGCGCGGCGGCGCTGCTGTTGATGCGCGAATCCGAGGCAAGCCAGCGCGGCCTCAAACCCCTGGCGGTAATTCATGGGCATGCGGCGTTTGCCGATGAGCCGGGGCTGTTTCCGGTCGCGCCTGTTGGGGCGATCCGCAAGTTGATGGGCAAAACCGGCTGGAGCCTGGAGGATGTCGACTTGTTCGAGATCAACGAAGCGTTCGCGGTGGTCAGCCTGGTCACCATGAGCAAACTGGAAATTCCCCACGACAAGGTCAATGTGCACGGCGGCGCCTGTGCCCTGGGCCATCCGATCGGTGCCTCGGGCGCGCGCATCCTGGTGACCCTGCTCTCGGCCCTGCGCCAGAAAGGCCTCAAGCGCGGCGTTGCGGCGATCTGCATCGGCGGCGGTGAAGCCACCGCGATGGCCGTTGAATGCCTGTATTAA
- a CDS encoding SDR family NAD(P)-dependent oxidoreductase, with amino-acid sequence MQIENKVFLVSGGASGLGAATAEMLIAAGAKVMLVDLNADAVAANARQLGDNARSAVADISQEAAAEAAVHATVAAFGGLHGLVNCAGVVRGEKILGKDGPHALTSFAQVINVNLIGSFNLLRLAAAAIAETDADADGERGVIINTASVAAFDGQIGQAAYAASKGAIASLTLPAARELARFGIRVMTIAPGIFETPMMAGMTPQVREALAAGVPFPPRLGKPVEYAALLRHIIENSMLNGEVIRLDGALRMAAR; translated from the coding sequence ATGCAGATTGAAAACAAGGTATTCCTGGTCAGCGGCGGTGCGTCGGGCCTCGGTGCGGCCACTGCTGAGATGCTGATCGCGGCAGGCGCCAAGGTCATGCTGGTGGACCTCAACGCCGACGCCGTTGCCGCCAACGCCAGGCAACTGGGCGACAACGCCCGCAGCGCCGTGGCGGACATCAGCCAGGAAGCGGCGGCCGAAGCCGCCGTCCACGCCACGGTCGCCGCCTTTGGTGGTTTGCACGGGCTGGTCAACTGCGCCGGTGTGGTGCGTGGCGAGAAGATTCTCGGCAAGGACGGCCCGCACGCCCTGACCAGCTTCGCCCAGGTGATCAACGTCAACCTGATCGGCAGCTTCAACCTGTTGCGCCTGGCCGCTGCGGCGATTGCTGAAACCGACGCGGATGCCGATGGCGAACGCGGCGTCATCATCAATACTGCCTCGGTGGCGGCGTTCGACGGGCAGATCGGCCAGGCCGCGTATGCCGCCTCCAAGGGCGCGATTGCCAGCCTTACCTTGCCGGCCGCGCGCGAATTGGCACGTTTCGGTATCCGCGTGATGACCATCGCCCCCGGCATCTTTGAAACTCCGATGATGGCCGGCATGACCCCGCAGGTACGCGAGGCCCTGGCCGCCGGCGTGCCGTTCCCGCCACGCCTGGGCAAACCCGTCGAATATGCGGCCCTGCTGCGGCATATCATTGAAAACAGCATGCTCAATGGCGAGGTGATCCGTCTCGACGGCGCCTTGCGCATGGCAGCCAGGTAA
- a CDS encoding AMP-binding protein — protein sequence MRDYLAATTEFDYQHTVDMTLAGNLQALNACVECCDRHALPGRIALFWEGKDGRSATVTFTDLQDQAARFANFLLGQGIKRGDKVAGLLPRTAELLVVVLATWRIGAVYQPLFTAFGPKAIEHRLNSSGAALVVTDEVNRPKLADVEGCPTIVTVTGAKGEGLVRGDFSFWAELPQYSNTCEPVLLGADEPFLLMFTSGTTGPSKALSVPLKAIVAFQAYTRDAVDLRPEDAFWNVADPGWAYGIYFGVTGPLSMGHPITFYDGPFTLESTCRVINKYGITNLTGSPTAYRLLIAGGEQFARSIKGRLRIVSSAGEPLNPEVIRWFADNLGVTIHDHYGQTELGMVLCNHHGLAHPVHVGAAGFASPGHRIVVLDDDYQELPAGQPGILAIDREQSPMCWFAGYDGVKTKAFVGKYYLSGDTVELNPDGSISFVGRSDDVITTSGYRVGPFDVESALVEHPAVIEAAVVGKPCPERTELVKAFVVINEQYRATPELAEELRLHVRQRLAAHAYPREIEFVSDLPKTPSGKLQRFILRNQEIAKAQAAVA from the coding sequence ATGCGTGATTACCTGGCCGCCACCACCGAATTCGATTACCAGCACACCGTCGACATGACGCTGGCCGGCAACCTGCAGGCCCTCAACGCCTGTGTGGAATGCTGTGACCGTCATGCACTGCCCGGGCGTATTGCGCTGTTCTGGGAGGGCAAGGACGGGCGCAGCGCCACGGTCACCTTTACCGACTTGCAGGACCAGGCCGCACGCTTTGCCAATTTCCTGCTGGGGCAGGGCATCAAGCGTGGTGACAAAGTCGCCGGTTTGTTGCCGCGCACGGCCGAACTGCTGGTGGTGGTCCTGGCCACCTGGCGTATCGGCGCGGTCTATCAACCCTTGTTCACCGCGTTCGGGCCCAAGGCCATCGAGCATCGCCTGAACAGTTCCGGCGCCGCCCTGGTTGTCACCGATGAGGTGAATCGGCCCAAGCTCGCGGACGTGGAGGGCTGCCCGACCATCGTGACGGTCACCGGTGCCAAAGGCGAAGGCCTGGTGCGCGGCGATTTCAGCTTCTGGGCCGAACTGCCCCAATATTCCAATACCTGCGAGCCCGTACTGCTGGGGGCGGACGAGCCCTTTTTGCTCATGTTCACCTCAGGCACCACCGGCCCGTCCAAAGCCCTGTCGGTACCGCTCAAGGCGATTGTCGCATTCCAGGCCTATACCCGCGACGCGGTGGACCTGCGCCCCGAAGACGCATTCTGGAACGTGGCCGATCCGGGCTGGGCCTACGGCATCTATTTTGGCGTGACCGGGCCGCTGTCCATGGGGCATCCGATTACCTTCTACGATGGCCCCTTCACCCTGGAAAGCACCTGCCGGGTCATCAACAAGTACGGCATCACCAACCTGACCGGTTCGCCCACCGCGTATCGCCTATTGATTGCCGGCGGCGAGCAGTTCGCCCGTTCGATCAAGGGCCGGTTGCGCATCGTCAGCAGCGCCGGCGAGCCCTTGAACCCCGAGGTGATTCGCTGGTTCGCCGACAACCTCGGCGTGACCATTCACGACCACTACGGACAAACCGAGCTGGGCATGGTGCTGTGCAATCACCACGGCCTGGCGCATCCGGTGCATGTCGGCGCGGCAGGGTTCGCTTCGCCCGGGCATCGCATCGTGGTACTGGATGACGACTACCAGGAATTGCCTGCCGGTCAGCCCGGCATTCTCGCCATCGACCGTGAGCAATCGCCGATGTGCTGGTTCGCAGGCTACGACGGTGTGAAAACCAAAGCCTTTGTCGGCAAGTACTACCTCAGCGGCGATACCGTGGAGCTCAACCCGGACGGCAGCATCAGTTTTGTCGGGCGCAGTGATGACGTGATTACCACCTCCGGCTACCGCGTGGGGCCGTTCGACGTGGAAAGCGCGCTGGTCGAACACCCGGCCGTGATCGAGGCCGCCGTGGTCGGCAAGCCGTGCCCGGAGCGCACCGAACTGGTGAAAGCCTTTGTGGTGATCAACGAGCAGTACCGCGCCACCCCGGAGCTCGCCGAAGAGTTGCGCCTGCACGTGCGCCAGCGCCTGGCGGCGCATGCGTATCCGCGAGAAATCGAATTCGTCAGCGACCTGCCCAAGACTCCCAGCGGCAAGCTGCAACGCTTTATTTTGCGTAATCAGGAAATAGCCAAGGCCCAGGCGGCCGTGGCGTGA
- a CDS encoding tetratricopeptide repeat protein produces the protein MSKSRRYSIIGLCALLSIVLITWFFSRTTPVTAPPAIAQGYSKALKQARNGEPGAARVLYQQLGRPDLSPERRAALHAELPNYPSPQALKLADKDLADASPVVREAAIHSIVGLVPTGQRTLLLGPVLDDPEQQVRFAAANALLGLSPDTLGLYFGPLQQVLDEFAKTLKAQPETAESWIQLARLYIHSALLPDAQHALQQAMRLQPDNLQAVVAQIELLDKQGKTDESRQLLAQQLAAHPESAYLQHALGMWLLHHGERPYALLGLSKAVELEPDNQDYRYDLATTLHDQEELEAAQRQLEDIVQRHPANRKARVLLVNYWKESGQLQNVQVLLAQLEQQNPDDPALQQGL, from the coding sequence ATGTCAAAGTCACGCCGTTACTCCATCATCGGCCTGTGCGCCCTGTTGTCGATTGTATTGATCACCTGGTTTTTCTCGCGCACAACGCCCGTGACCGCGCCCCCGGCGATTGCCCAGGGTTACTCCAAGGCCCTGAAGCAGGCGCGCAATGGCGAGCCGGGGGCGGCGCGGGTGTTGTATCAACAGCTGGGACGGCCGGACCTGTCACCCGAGCGGCGCGCCGCGCTGCATGCCGAGCTCCCCAACTACCCCAGCCCCCAAGCGCTGAAGCTGGCGGATAAAGACCTGGCCGATGCCTCGCCCGTGGTGCGTGAAGCGGCGATCCACAGCATTGTCGGCCTGGTGCCGACCGGCCAGCGCACCTTGCTGCTCGGCCCTGTACTGGACGACCCCGAACAGCAAGTACGCTTTGCCGCCGCCAACGCCCTGCTCGGCCTGTCGCCGGACACCCTGGGCCTGTATTTCGGCCCGCTGCAGCAAGTGCTCGACGAATTTGCCAAAACCCTCAAGGCCCAGCCCGAGACCGCCGAAAGCTGGATTCAACTGGCGCGCCTTTATATTCACAGCGCGCTGCTGCCGGATGCACAACATGCGCTGCAACAGGCCATGCGCCTGCAACCGGACAATCTGCAGGCGGTGGTGGCGCAGATCGAGTTACTGGACAAACAGGGCAAGACCGACGAATCGCGGCAGTTGCTCGCGCAGCAATTGGCGGCGCATCCGGAATCGGCCTACCTGCAACACGCCCTTGGCATGTGGCTGCTGCACCATGGCGAGCGCCCCTATGCCCTGCTCGGCCTATCCAAGGCGGTAGAACTCGAACCGGACAATCAGGATTACCGCTACGACCTGGCCACCACGCTGCACGACCAGGAGGAACTGGAGGCGGCCCAGCGGCAACTGGAGGACATCGTCCAGCGCCACCCGGCCAATCGAAAAGCGCGTGTGCTGCTGGTCAATTATTGGAAAGAAAGCGGCCAGTTGCAGAACGTCCAGGTACTGCTGGCACAGCTGGAGCAGCAGAACCCGGATGACCCGGCGCTGCAACAGGGTCTGTGA